ATCAGGCGTGACCGTCAGTGATTCGCCGACCTGGATGTTGTAGAAAAGTTCGACGCCCTGTCCGTCGTCAATCGGTCCAAAGGGGATTTGCAGGAACGGGCCGATTTCATCGCTTGTTCCGCTGTAGAAATACCCTGCCCCGAATGAATCACCCCGGCGAAGCGGGCTGGCACCGCCGAGTCCGAAGTTCAACAGATAGCTAAGCGGATTGGCGTCTTCATCAGCCACGCCGGCGCGAGCGAAGTAACCCCAGTGACGCGTCGGATCGCATGGATCCACCCACAACGCTTGGTCGGTGTTCCAGTAAAACGACCATGATCCGTCGGCGCGATTGATCGGGACGTTGGGCAAAATGATCCGCGGGTCCTGTCCCAACGCCACATAGTCACGGCTGCTCCAGGTGAATCCGAACAGCTGGTGACCGGGTTTGCCCATCAGCGGCGTTGCGAATCGCAGTTCCGTCGACAAGGAAACCCCTTCGGCAAACAGTTCGTCAAAGCCGTCGCTGTCGGCGGTATCGGTCGGGTTAAGGACAGTGAAGTTCAACAGCGGTGTTCCCTCGGCGCCCAGAATGAAAAAGCCGCAGCCCAGGGTCGAATAGGGAATCGTCCGCAAGGCCAGCGGGTTGACGATGAAGGCGGTGTTGGAAAACTGGCGAATGCCGCGACCGTGCGCGTAGGCGTTCAAATCGCCGTCCAAGGTGTCCAGTTTGCCCGCATAAACGGCAAACCGTTCGCTTAAAAATTGGGTGAACAGAACATTCGTCAGATAAACTTCCGTGCTGTTGGCGACCGGCAATTCCGTTGCCAGCGTCGCGGGCAAAAAGGAACCAGTAAACGGACCGGCGGATTCGCCGAAGCGATGTTCCGCACGCAGTTTGACCAACAATCCATCGTGGATTCCGGACTTGCCCAGGTCAAAGTTGGCCACGTAGTCGCCATGACCGCCGTAGGCAAATTCACGCTCAAGCCCGCCCGAGACGGTTCCAAAATAAAACTGCGTCAGATTGTTTTGAAAAGTGATTCCGCAGTCGGCCATGTCGGCACGAAAGCGTTTCAGCAGCGATCCACAATGGCAATCGTCGTCACAGACGTAGGCATCGCAGCCGTCGCAGGCATCGACGGCGTAGGCATCACAGGCGACGCCGCCGTCACAAAAAGCCTGGGCAGACGCATCACAAGCCGGCACGGCGAAGAACTGCAGGGTCAATAAAGCCGTGGCCAACCAACGAAAGCACGAAGACCCCGTTGCCGCGGTGGCAGACCAATTCACCAAACGCATTGTTCCGTGCTCGCTTTCAAAGTCATCCTGACGAAGCGCGTATCGTCCGCTTGATCAACGCTTCTTCTAGACACTCTGTCGGCGGGGGCAAACGCGTGGGCAAACCGAAACCCCTTGATCAGTGACCAACCTTCACCGGACCGATGGACTTTTCGGTGTCGTACCGGTTGGGGAAAGTTTGCCGGGGCCTATCAATTCGCCAGCGTTTGCAAGAATCCGGCGATCTGGCGGTCAAATTGGCCACGTGTCATGACGTGGTCCAGCTTTTCTGCCTTGGCGGATTCCAATGGTCCGACTTGGACATGTGGTCCATAGGCTATTGTCATCGCCCTGGGACAAGCATCGGCGACTTTGGCGCCGAACCCTTGCACGATGGATGAACGCGTCGCCAAATCCAAGATGACCACGCGAACGTCGTCGGCTGGTTCGGTCGGCAGATTGCCCGACATCTGGAATTGCAGACCCGCAGTTTTTGCGGCGGAACTGACCCGGGATGCGAACATCAGGTCGCCCGACAGGAACAGAACCTTATCGGAAACCAATGGTGCCGAATCGCTGTTGTCGGCATCGGAGTCAGCTGCCACTGCGTTTTTCCATTTCAGATTTCATGAAGTTCAAACCGTCCTCGGACAGCTTCAATTCCGTATCGAACATCTTCCGCCAAATCTTGGTGGCGGCGGCGATCTCCGGCAAAGCCAAACCGAATGCTTCGATGACCAACCAGCCGTCGTAACCGCTTTCGGCAATCGCATCAAAGTTCTCATCCCAGTTCACACCACCGGTGCCCGGGGTGCTGCGATCGTTTTCGCTGATGTGGATGTGATACAGCTTGTCGCCACCGGCCAGGACCGCGTCACGCATCGATTTTTCTTCGATGTTGGCGTGAAAGGTGTCGTACATGATGCCGCATGCGGGATGATCGACGTCACGGGCGAACCGCGCCGAATCGGCGTGACAGTTCAGGAAGTAACATTCGAAGCGATTCAGCGCCTCCATGCCCATACGAACGCCGACGTCGGCGGCATGCTCGGCCGTCGCGCGGATGCTTTCCACACCCCACTGCCATTCATCGGCGGTCGCGCCCGCACCGCTGAAATGGCCGATCGCCGAATGGTAGGGGCCGACCAACGTTTCGGCGCCCACCGCGGCACAACAGTCCAGCGTTTTCTTGTTCAATTCAACGCCTTTATCGCGGACGGCGGCGTCCGGGGAAATCGGGTTGTCTTCCAGGTTGCGAATCGTTACCGCGGTCCGGCGTAGTCCCAAGTCATCCAACTGTTTGCCCAGCTTGGCGTAATCCAAATCCAAGTTGAACATCGGTATTTCGACGCCGTCAAATCCCATCGCCTTCAGCTTTTCACAGATCGGCAACAGGTCCTCGGTGACTT
The DNA window shown above is from Crateriforma spongiae and carries:
- a CDS encoding carbohydrate porin, translated to MNWSATAATGSSCFRWLATALLTLQFFAVPACDASAQAFCDGGVACDAYAVDACDGCDAYVCDDDCHCGSLLKRFRADMADCGITFQNNLTQFYFGTVSGGLEREFAYGGHGDYVANFDLGKSGIHDGLLVKLRAEHRFGESAGPFTGSFLPATLATELPVANSTEVYLTNVLFTQFLSERFAVYAGKLDTLDGDLNAYAHGRGIRQFSNTAFIVNPLALRTIPYSTLGCGFFILGAEGTPLLNFTVLNPTDTADSDGFDELFAEGVSLSTELRFATPLMGKPGHQLFGFTWSSRDYVALGQDPRIILPNVPINRADGSWSFYWNTDQALWVDPCDPTRHWGYFARAGVADEDANPLSYLLNFGLGGASPLRRGDSFGAGYFYSGTSDEIGPFLQIPFGPIDDGQGVELFYNIQVGESLTVTPDFQWLDSARENVEDAYVMGLRANLAF
- a CDS encoding sugar phosphate isomerase/epimerase family protein, encoding MLYGMNLLLWSGEVTEDLLPICEKLKAMGFDGVEIPMFNLDLDYAKLGKQLDDLGLRRTAVTIRNLEDNPISPDAAVRDKGVELNKKTLDCCAAVGAETLVGPYHSAIGHFSGAGATADEWQWGVESIRATAEHAADVGVRMGMEALNRFECYFLNCHADSARFARDVDHPACGIMYDTFHANIEEKSMRDAVLAGGDKLYHIHISENDRSTPGTGGVNWDENFDAIAESGYDGWLVIEAFGLALPEIAAATKIWRKMFDTELKLSEDGLNFMKSEMEKRSGS
- a CDS encoding histidine kinase; the protein is MAADSDADNSDSAPLVSDKVLFLSGDLMFASRVSSAAKTAGLQFQMSGNLPTEPADDVRVVILDLATRSSIVQGFGAKVADACPRAMTIAYGPHVQVGPLESAKAEKLDHVMTRGQFDRQIAGFLQTLAN